A part of Ammospiza nelsoni isolate bAmmNel1 chromosome 9, bAmmNel1.pri, whole genome shotgun sequence genomic DNA contains:
- the KLHL20 gene encoding kelch-like protein 20 isoform X2, which translates to MDGKPMRRCASTRPGETGMDVTSRCTLGDPNKLPEGVPQPARMPYISDKHPRQTLEVINLLRKHRELCDVVLVVGAKKIYAHRVILSACSPYFRAMFTGELAESRQTEVVIRDIDERAMELLIDFAYTSQITVEEGNVQTLLPAACLLQLAEIQEACCEFLKRQLDPSNCLGIRAFADTHSCRELLRIADKFTQHNFQEVMESEEFMLLPANQLIDIISSDELNVRSEEQVFNAVMAWVKYSIQERRPQLPQVLQHVRLPLLSPKFLVGTVGSDPLIKSDEECRDLVDEAKNYLLLPQERPLMQGPRTRPRKPIRCGEVLFAVGGWCSGDAISSVERYDPQTNEWRMVASMSKRRCGVGVSVLDDLLYAVGGHDGSSYLNSVERYDPKTNQWSSDVAPTSTCRTSVGVAVLGGYLYAVGGQDGVSCLNIVERYDPKENKWTRVASMSTRRLGVAVAVLGGFLYAVGGSDGTSPLNTVERYNPQENRWHTIAPMGTRRKHLGCAVYQDMIYAVGGRDDTTELSSAERYNPRTNQWSPVVAMTSRRSGVGLAVVNGQLMAVGGFDGTTYLKTIEVFDPDANTWRLYGGMNYRRLGGGVGVIKMTHCESHIW; encoded by the exons ATGGACGGAAAGCCAATGCGCAG GTGTGCCAGCACTCGTCCAGGAGAGACCGGAATGGACGTGACCAGCCGCTGCACCCTCGGAGACCCCAACAAGCTGCCCGAGGGGGTGCCGCAGCCCGCGCGCATGCCCTACATCTCCGACAAGCACCCCCGGCAGACCCTGGAGGTCATCAACCTGCTCAGGAAGCACAGGGAGCTCTGTGATGTGGTGCTGGTAGTGGGGGCCAAGAAGATCTACGCCCACAGGGTGATCCTGTCGGCCTGCAGCCCCTATTTCCGAGCCATGTTCACCGGGGAGCTGGCGGAGTCGCGGCAGACCGAGGTGGTGATCAGGGACATCGACGAGCGcgccatggagctgctcatcGACTTCGCCTACACCTCGCAGATCACCGTGGAAGAGGGGAATGTCCAGACCTTGCTGCCAGCTGCTTGTCTTCTCCAGCTGGCCGAGATCCAGGAGGCTTGCTGTGAGTTCCTCAAGAGACAGTTGGACCCTTCCAATTGCCTGGGCATCCGGGCTTTTGCTGACACTCACTCGTGCCGTGAGCTGCTGAGGATCGCCGACAAATTCACACAGCACAACTTCCAGGAG gtGATGGAGAGCGAGGAGTTCATGCTGCTTCCTGCCAACCAGCTCATAGACATCATATCCAGTGACGAGTTAAACGTGCGCAGCGAGGAGCAGGTGTTCAACGCTGTGATGGCCTGGGTGAAGTACAGCATCCAGGAGAGGAGACCCCAGCTGCCACAG GTGCTGCAGCACGTCCGCCTGCCCCTGCTGAGTCCCAAGTTTCTTGTGGGTACAGTGGGCTCTGATCCACTCATTAAGAGTGATGAGGAATGCAG GGATCTGGTGGATGAAGCCAAGAACtacctgctgctgccccaggagcgGCCGCTGATGCAGGGACCGCGGACGAGGCCGCGCAAACCCATCCGCTGTGGAGAGGTGCTCTTTGCAg TGGGGGGCTGGTGCAGTGGGGATGCCATTTCCAGTGTGGAGCGCTACGACCCCCAGACCAACGAGTGGAGGATGGTGGCTTCCATGAGCAAGAGGCGCTGTGGAGTTGGGGTCAGCGTCCTGGACGACCTCCTCTATGCTGTGGGAGGCCATGATGGCTCCTCTTATCTGAACAGTGTGGAAAG gtaTGATCCGAAGACCAATCAGTGGAGCAGTGATGTGGCTCccaccagcacctgcaggacCAGTGTTGGAGTAGCAGTTCTTGGAGGTTACCTCTATGCTGTGGGTGGCCAGGATGGTGTCTCTTGTCTCAACATTGTGGAGAG GTATGatcccaaagaaaacaaatggacTCGAGTGGCTTCCATGAGCACCAGGCGCCTGGgagtggccgtggctgtgctgggaggctTCCTCTATGCTGTGGGAGGCTCTGATGGCACATCTCCTCTCAATACTG TGGAACGCTACAACCCCCAGGAGAACCGCTGGCACACCATAGCCCCCATGGGCACCAGGAGGAagcacctgggctgtgctgtgtacCAGGACATGATCTATGCTGTGGGAGGCAGGGATGAcaccacagagctcagcagtgctgagaggTACAACCCGCGCACCAACCAGTGGTCCCCCGTGGTGGCCATGACGTCCCGGCGCAGCGGG GTTGGCCTGGCTGTGGTGAATGGACAGCTGATGGCAGTGGGAGGCTTTGATGGCACAACGTACCTGAAGACCATTGAGGTGTTTGATCCAGATGCCAACACGTGGAG GTTGTATGGCGGGATGAACTACCGGCGGCTGGGCGGAGGCGTGGGGGTTATCAAAATGACACACTGTGAATCTCATATATGGTAa
- the KLHL20 gene encoding kelch-like protein 20 isoform X1: MVLYLYLLHCRCASTRPGETGMDVTSRCTLGDPNKLPEGVPQPARMPYISDKHPRQTLEVINLLRKHRELCDVVLVVGAKKIYAHRVILSACSPYFRAMFTGELAESRQTEVVIRDIDERAMELLIDFAYTSQITVEEGNVQTLLPAACLLQLAEIQEACCEFLKRQLDPSNCLGIRAFADTHSCRELLRIADKFTQHNFQEVMESEEFMLLPANQLIDIISSDELNVRSEEQVFNAVMAWVKYSIQERRPQLPQVLQHVRLPLLSPKFLVGTVGSDPLIKSDEECRDLVDEAKNYLLLPQERPLMQGPRTRPRKPIRCGEVLFAVGGWCSGDAISSVERYDPQTNEWRMVASMSKRRCGVGVSVLDDLLYAVGGHDGSSYLNSVERYDPKTNQWSSDVAPTSTCRTSVGVAVLGGYLYAVGGQDGVSCLNIVERYDPKENKWTRVASMSTRRLGVAVAVLGGFLYAVGGSDGTSPLNTVERYNPQENRWHTIAPMGTRRKHLGCAVYQDMIYAVGGRDDTTELSSAERYNPRTNQWSPVVAMTSRRSGVGLAVVNGQLMAVGGFDGTTYLKTIEVFDPDANTWRLYGGMNYRRLGGGVGVIKMTHCESHIW, from the exons ATGGTGCTGTATCTGTATCTCCTGCACTGCAGGTGTGCCAGCACTCGTCCAGGAGAGACCGGAATGGACGTGACCAGCCGCTGCACCCTCGGAGACCCCAACAAGCTGCCCGAGGGGGTGCCGCAGCCCGCGCGCATGCCCTACATCTCCGACAAGCACCCCCGGCAGACCCTGGAGGTCATCAACCTGCTCAGGAAGCACAGGGAGCTCTGTGATGTGGTGCTGGTAGTGGGGGCCAAGAAGATCTACGCCCACAGGGTGATCCTGTCGGCCTGCAGCCCCTATTTCCGAGCCATGTTCACCGGGGAGCTGGCGGAGTCGCGGCAGACCGAGGTGGTGATCAGGGACATCGACGAGCGcgccatggagctgctcatcGACTTCGCCTACACCTCGCAGATCACCGTGGAAGAGGGGAATGTCCAGACCTTGCTGCCAGCTGCTTGTCTTCTCCAGCTGGCCGAGATCCAGGAGGCTTGCTGTGAGTTCCTCAAGAGACAGTTGGACCCTTCCAATTGCCTGGGCATCCGGGCTTTTGCTGACACTCACTCGTGCCGTGAGCTGCTGAGGATCGCCGACAAATTCACACAGCACAACTTCCAGGAG gtGATGGAGAGCGAGGAGTTCATGCTGCTTCCTGCCAACCAGCTCATAGACATCATATCCAGTGACGAGTTAAACGTGCGCAGCGAGGAGCAGGTGTTCAACGCTGTGATGGCCTGGGTGAAGTACAGCATCCAGGAGAGGAGACCCCAGCTGCCACAG GTGCTGCAGCACGTCCGCCTGCCCCTGCTGAGTCCCAAGTTTCTTGTGGGTACAGTGGGCTCTGATCCACTCATTAAGAGTGATGAGGAATGCAG GGATCTGGTGGATGAAGCCAAGAACtacctgctgctgccccaggagcgGCCGCTGATGCAGGGACCGCGGACGAGGCCGCGCAAACCCATCCGCTGTGGAGAGGTGCTCTTTGCAg TGGGGGGCTGGTGCAGTGGGGATGCCATTTCCAGTGTGGAGCGCTACGACCCCCAGACCAACGAGTGGAGGATGGTGGCTTCCATGAGCAAGAGGCGCTGTGGAGTTGGGGTCAGCGTCCTGGACGACCTCCTCTATGCTGTGGGAGGCCATGATGGCTCCTCTTATCTGAACAGTGTGGAAAG gtaTGATCCGAAGACCAATCAGTGGAGCAGTGATGTGGCTCccaccagcacctgcaggacCAGTGTTGGAGTAGCAGTTCTTGGAGGTTACCTCTATGCTGTGGGTGGCCAGGATGGTGTCTCTTGTCTCAACATTGTGGAGAG GTATGatcccaaagaaaacaaatggacTCGAGTGGCTTCCATGAGCACCAGGCGCCTGGgagtggccgtggctgtgctgggaggctTCCTCTATGCTGTGGGAGGCTCTGATGGCACATCTCCTCTCAATACTG TGGAACGCTACAACCCCCAGGAGAACCGCTGGCACACCATAGCCCCCATGGGCACCAGGAGGAagcacctgggctgtgctgtgtacCAGGACATGATCTATGCTGTGGGAGGCAGGGATGAcaccacagagctcagcagtgctgagaggTACAACCCGCGCACCAACCAGTGGTCCCCCGTGGTGGCCATGACGTCCCGGCGCAGCGGG GTTGGCCTGGCTGTGGTGAATGGACAGCTGATGGCAGTGGGAGGCTTTGATGGCACAACGTACCTGAAGACCATTGAGGTGTTTGATCCAGATGCCAACACGTGGAG GTTGTATGGCGGGATGAACTACCGGCGGCTGGGCGGAGGCGTGGGGGTTATCAAAATGACACACTGTGAATCTCATATATGGTAa